A window from Desulfurispira natronophila encodes these proteins:
- a CDS encoding PLP-dependent cysteine synthase family protein — protein MLASTLDMIGNTPLIALDRIHRGPGRLLAKAEFIQPGGSVKDRAALAIIEDAYRTGELVKGQPVVEMTSGNMGAGLAVVCNVLGNPFVATMSRGNSPERARMLRSLGAELILVPQVNGTLGKVTGPDIEAAVEEARRIAEERGAYYVNQFYRDGCMRAHEEGTGPELWKELGSAIDAFVAAVGSGGTFVGTSRFLKRSQPNIRCYAVEPQGAEVLAGKPLEKPGHMLQGTGYGLIPPHWEAGLADGFFSVSDEEATEFRQRLANEEGLHVGYSAAANVCAAIKLLQSRELGAHPNVITMLCDTGLKY, from the coding sequence ATGCTAGCCAGCACCCTTGACATGATTGGAAATACTCCGTTGATTGCCCTTGACCGTATCCACCGCGGCCCCGGCCGCTTGCTGGCCAAGGCAGAGTTTATACAGCCCGGCGGCAGCGTCAAGGACCGGGCTGCCCTGGCAATCATTGAGGATGCCTACCGCACTGGCGAGCTGGTAAAGGGCCAGCCGGTGGTGGAAATGACCAGCGGTAACATGGGTGCCGGCCTGGCGGTAGTGTGCAACGTGCTGGGCAATCCTTTTGTTGCCACCATGTCCCGGGGCAACAGTCCGGAACGGGCGCGCATGCTGCGTTCCCTGGGTGCTGAGCTGATTCTGGTCCCCCAGGTGAATGGCACTTTAGGCAAAGTCACCGGCCCCGATATCGAAGCGGCGGTGGAAGAGGCGCGACGCATCGCCGAAGAGCGAGGAGCCTACTACGTCAATCAATTTTACCGCGATGGTTGCATGCGTGCCCATGAAGAGGGCACCGGGCCTGAGCTGTGGAAAGAGCTGGGCAGTGCCATAGACGCTTTTGTGGCCGCCGTGGGCAGTGGCGGCACCTTTGTGGGAACGTCCCGCTTTCTCAAGCGCTCCCAGCCCAATATTCGTTGCTACGCCGTTGAGCCGCAGGGAGCTGAGGTTTTGGCTGGCAAACCCCTGGAAAAACCGGGGCATATGCTGCAGGGAACGGGTTATGGTCTGATACCACCCCATTGGGAAGCGGGGCTGGCCGATGGATTTTTCAGCGTCAGTGATGAAGAGGCCACGGAGTTTCGACAGCGGCTGGCCAATGAAGAAGGGCTGCATGTAGGCTACTCTGCCGCCGCTAACGTCTGCGCAGCCATTAAGCTGCTGCAAAGCCGGGAGCTAGGTGCCCATCCCAATGTGATTACCATGCTCTGTGATACCGGCCTAAAATATTGA
- a CDS encoding nicotinate-nucleotide adenylyltransferase produces the protein MREGIAQGRFHLIHKGHVEYLLACKERCDFLYVGISDCDPQRSYFSRRHDEAVDRGPAPYRSLQDPIFPFTFYERMHMIRHTLVGEGISPADFAVVPFPVHTPPLLKYYVPTSAAMYVTIYDDWGERKTKLFEELGFCVEVLWRRSMAERFTTATEVRERMRSNQPWEHLVPAGVAQYLQQSGLCDVLQKL, from the coding sequence GTGCGTGAAGGCATCGCCCAGGGGCGGTTTCATCTGATACACAAGGGTCACGTGGAGTACCTGCTGGCTTGCAAGGAGCGTTGTGACTTTCTTTATGTCGGCATTTCTGACTGTGATCCCCAGCGCTCTTACTTCTCCCGCCGCCACGATGAAGCGGTGGACAGGGGGCCTGCTCCCTACCGCAGTTTACAGGACCCCATCTTCCCCTTCACTTTTTACGAACGCATGCACATGATACGTCACACCCTGGTGGGGGAGGGCATCTCCCCCGCCGATTTTGCGGTTGTGCCTTTTCCCGTGCATACTCCCCCGCTTCTCAAGTACTACGTCCCCACCAGTGCCGCCATGTATGTCACTATCTACGACGACTGGGGCGAGCGCAAAACCAAGCTCTTTGAAGAGCTGGGTTTTTGCGTGGAAGTCCTGTGGCGCCGCAGCATGGCCGAGCGCTTCACCACCGCCACCGAGGTGCGGGAGCGCATGCGCAGCAATCAGCCATGGGAGCACCTGGTGCCCGCCGGGGTCGCCCAGTATTTGCAGCAGTCAGGGCTCTGCGATGTTCTGCAGAAGCTGTAG
- the ettA gene encoding energy-dependent translational throttle protein EttA, producing MSEANKIIYSMSKVSKYHNKKPVLKDISLSYFYGAKIGVLGLNGAGKSTLLRILAGVDKDFNGETTLAPGYTVGFLEQEPLVDSSKTVREVVEEGAQETVDLLKEFEEINLKFGEPMDDDEMTKLCDRQAQVQEKLDAQDAWDLDSRLEMAMDALRCPPGDAPVNVLSGGEKRRVALCRLLLQKPDILLLDEPTNHLDAESVAWLEHHLQQYEGTIIAVTHDRYFLDNVAGWILELDRGEGIPWKGNYSSWLEQKQERLRQEEKSETNRQKTLARELEWIRMSPKGRQSKSKARLNAYERLLSEEGEKRSKDLELYIPPGPRLGDVVIDAEGVSKGYGDHLLVEDMNFSLPPGGIVGVIGPNGAGKSTLFRMISGQEKPDKGTIRLGETVKLAYVDQGRELDSNNSIWEEISDGQDQLELGKQLVNSRAYVARFNFSGADQQKKVANISGGERNRVHLAKMLKEGANVLLLDEPTNDLDVNTMRALEEALENFAGCAVVITHDRWFLDRIATHILAFEGDSQVVWFEGNYSEYEADRKKRLGPEADRPHRIKYRQLTR from the coding sequence ATGAGCGAAGCCAACAAGATCATCTACTCCATGAGCAAGGTGAGCAAGTATCATAACAAAAAACCGGTTCTTAAGGACATCTCCCTCTCCTACTTTTACGGAGCGAAGATTGGCGTACTGGGTCTCAACGGTGCGGGTAAGAGTACTCTTTTGCGCATTTTGGCCGGGGTGGACAAGGACTTCAACGGCGAAACCACCCTTGCACCCGGCTACACCGTGGGTTTTCTGGAGCAGGAACCCTTGGTGGATAGCAGCAAGACAGTGCGGGAAGTAGTGGAGGAAGGTGCCCAGGAGACCGTGGATCTGCTCAAGGAATTCGAGGAGATCAATCTCAAGTTTGGCGAACCCATGGACGACGATGAGATGACCAAGCTGTGTGACCGCCAGGCCCAAGTGCAGGAAAAACTAGACGCCCAGGATGCCTGGGATCTGGATTCCCGGCTGGAAATGGCCATGGACGCCCTGCGTTGTCCCCCCGGCGATGCACCGGTAAACGTTCTTTCCGGTGGTGAAAAGCGCCGCGTGGCCTTGTGTCGCCTGCTATTGCAGAAGCCGGATATTTTGCTGCTGGACGAGCCCACCAACCACCTGGACGCCGAGTCGGTGGCCTGGCTGGAGCACCACCTGCAGCAGTACGAAGGCACTATCATTGCCGTAACTCACGATCGCTACTTCCTGGACAATGTAGCGGGCTGGATTTTGGAGCTGGATAGGGGTGAGGGCATTCCCTGGAAAGGCAACTATTCCTCCTGGCTGGAACAGAAGCAGGAGCGCCTGCGGCAGGAGGAAAAATCCGAAACCAACCGTCAGAAGACCCTGGCCCGGGAGTTGGAATGGATACGCATGAGCCCCAAGGGTCGCCAGTCCAAAAGCAAGGCCCGCCTCAATGCCTATGAAAGACTTCTCAGCGAAGAAGGGGAAAAGCGCTCCAAGGATCTGGAACTCTACATCCCCCCCGGCCCTCGCCTGGGCGATGTGGTGATAGATGCCGAAGGCGTCAGCAAGGGCTACGGCGATCACCTGCTGGTGGAAGACATGAATTTCTCCCTGCCTCCCGGCGGTATCGTCGGGGTGATTGGCCCCAATGGTGCCGGCAAGAGTACCCTCTTTCGCATGATCAGTGGTCAGGAGAAGCCGGACAAGGGCACCATTCGCCTGGGCGAGACGGTCAAGCTGGCCTATGTGGATCAGGGCCGGGAGCTGGACTCCAACAACAGCATATGGGAGGAGATCAGTGATGGCCAGGACCAGCTGGAGCTGGGCAAGCAGCTGGTAAACTCCCGCGCCTATGTGGCCCGTTTCAATTTTTCCGGCGCCGATCAGCAGAAAAAGGTGGCTAATATCTCCGGTGGCGAGCGCAACCGGGTGCACCTGGCCAAAATGCTTAAAGAAGGTGCCAACGTGCTGCTGCTGGACGAGCCTACCAACGACCTGGATGTTAACACCATGCGGGCTCTGGAAGAAGCCCTGGAGAACTTTGCCGGTTGCGCCGTGGTGATCACTCACGACCGCTGGTTTCTGGACCGCATCGCTACCCACATTCTCGCCTTTGAGGGTGACAGTCAGGTGGTGTGGTTTGAGGGGAACTACTCCGAGTACGAGGCGGATCGCAAGAAGCGCCTGGGGCCAGAGGCTGACCGCCCCCACCGCATTAAATATCGGCAGTTGACCCGGTAG
- a CDS encoding MBL fold metallo-hydrolase, translating to MEYSPVSLTVLGSGSAVPFQQRASASYLLRCGNSCVLLDAGFWVMERLEQTGTTFDDIDAIFISHRHPDHCMGLIHLLFASRHPSCQRTRPLKIFGFNGLAGYLEEFRSLLGSWIEPPFALEVDESTSGSLGPFLWQNFAVHHSQDAVGIRIQCYEKRIVYTGDTGYHDDLIAHCREADLLIADCGASRHQPLDGHMHVDQILHLAQQAQVKHLLQSHFYPETEPLSQQKTRNFRFLCQEATDLLTIAF from the coding sequence ATGGAATACTCACCAGTCAGTCTCACCGTCCTTGGTTCCGGCTCTGCGGTTCCCTTCCAACAGCGGGCTTCGGCCAGTTATCTACTGCGCTGCGGCAACAGCTGCGTGCTACTGGATGCCGGTTTCTGGGTGATGGAGCGACTGGAGCAAACAGGCACAACATTTGATGACATTGACGCCATTTTCATCTCCCACCGCCACCCGGATCACTGCATGGGGCTGATCCACCTGCTCTTTGCCAGCCGCCATCCATCGTGCCAGCGCACCCGCCCCCTGAAAATATTTGGCTTTAACGGTCTTGCAGGCTATTTAGAGGAGTTTCGCAGTCTGCTGGGCAGCTGGATTGAGCCTCCCTTTGCCCTGGAAGTTGACGAATCCACCAGCGGAAGCCTGGGTCCCTTTCTCTGGCAAAACTTTGCCGTACACCACAGCCAGGATGCGGTGGGAATCAGGATCCAGTGCTATGAAAAGCGCATCGTCTATACCGGAGATACCGGCTACCACGACGATCTCATTGCCCATTGCCGTGAAGCGGACCTGCTGATTGCCGACTGCGGTGCCAGTCGCCACCAGCCCCTTGATGGGCACATGCATGTTGACCAGATACTCCATCTAGCGCAGCAGGCACAGGTCAAACACCTGCTGCAGAGCCACTTCTATCCAGAGACGGAGCCGCTTTCGCAGCAAAAAACCAGGAACTTCCGTTTTTTGTGTCAGGAAGCTACGGATCTGTTGACAATTGCGTTTTAA
- a CDS encoding cation:proton antiporter family protein, with the protein MLVILVSFAFGFGLALTRIGLPPMVGFLLAGFAYNMAGLVPPDGLDFVAGLGITLLLFSIGLKLDVKGLLKPEIWASAAFHMVLSTSFMCGALLLAKYWFNSPLLDISLATLLVLGFALSFSSTVFAVKVLEEKGDMTAFYGKVAIGILIMQDLFAVIFLSASEGTLPSYWALLVLGLPLLRPVLYRLMDMAGHGELFILCGLFIALGVGAEGFSLLGLKPDLGALVMGVMIAGHPKAAELSRALFGFKELMLVGFFLSIGMTGLPTMEMLLAAILLCLLLPFKSTLYLLIVSRFGLRSRTSLLTTLSLTNYSEFGLIVAAIAVSQGILSPEWLLIIAITVSLSFALSAPLSRYSEQLYRWTSGKLIPFETRRVHPNDAAIDVGVARVVVFGMGRIGTGAYDELVNIYGENVCGVEHDPARVDRHRAAGRNVVLGDATDTDFWLRLQMDPYLEFIVLAMPSHCGNIFAAHQIRNLGISCQVAAIAKYPDEVEELHQLGICAAYDMYEEAGSGLVQHAMRGCDLKAPSPSEA; encoded by the coding sequence ATGCTCGTAATACTGGTGAGTTTTGCCTTTGGTTTCGGTCTGGCCTTAACCCGAATCGGCCTGCCCCCTATGGTGGGATTTTTATTAGCCGGCTTTGCTTACAATATGGCCGGGCTGGTTCCTCCAGACGGTCTGGACTTTGTGGCAGGCTTAGGGATCACCCTACTGCTTTTTTCCATTGGACTCAAACTGGACGTCAAAGGGTTGCTCAAGCCTGAAATTTGGGCCAGCGCTGCCTTTCACATGGTTCTTTCCACCTCGTTTATGTGCGGGGCCCTGTTGCTGGCAAAGTACTGGTTTAACTCACCGCTGCTGGATATTTCTCTGGCGACACTGTTAGTACTGGGCTTTGCCCTTTCTTTTTCCTCGACAGTATTTGCGGTCAAGGTGCTGGAAGAAAAGGGAGACATGACAGCTTTCTACGGCAAAGTTGCTATTGGTATACTGATTATGCAGGATCTTTTTGCCGTGATATTTCTTTCTGCATCAGAAGGAACTTTGCCAAGCTACTGGGCCTTGCTAGTGCTGGGTCTGCCGCTTCTGCGACCTGTGCTTTACCGGCTGATGGACATGGCTGGCCACGGTGAGCTTTTTATCCTGTGCGGCCTCTTTATAGCACTGGGAGTTGGGGCAGAAGGGTTTTCTTTGCTAGGACTGAAGCCTGATCTGGGAGCTTTGGTCATGGGAGTCATGATCGCGGGGCACCCGAAGGCAGCGGAGCTTTCCCGGGCTCTGTTTGGTTTCAAGGAGCTGATGCTAGTGGGCTTTTTCCTCTCCATTGGCATGACCGGGTTGCCCACCATGGAGATGCTGCTGGCTGCCATCCTGCTGTGCCTGCTCTTGCCTTTCAAATCTACGCTCTACCTGCTTATCGTCAGTCGTTTCGGACTTCGTTCCCGCACCAGCCTGCTTACGACCCTGAGCCTGACCAACTACTCCGAATTTGGGCTTATTGTCGCAGCCATAGCTGTCTCACAGGGTATACTCAGCCCCGAGTGGTTGCTGATCATAGCCATAACCGTCAGCCTGAGCTTTGCTCTCTCAGCCCCCTTGAGCCGCTATTCGGAACAGTTGTACCGCTGGACAAGTGGTAAATTGATTCCCTTTGAAACCCGGCGGGTGCATCCCAATGACGCCGCTATTGATGTAGGTGTCGCCAGGGTGGTTGTTTTTGGTATGGGACGGATTGGCACTGGAGCCTATGATGAGCTGGTAAATATCTATGGTGAAAATGTTTGCGGAGTAGAGCACGACCCGGCCAGGGTAGATCGGCACCGAGCCGCCGGGCGAAACGTCGTACTGGGTGATGCCACGGATACAGACTTTTGGCTAAGACTCCAGATGGATCCCTACCTTGAGTTTATTGTTCTGGCTATGCCAAGTCATTGCGGCAATATCTTTGCTGCTCATCAGATACGCAACCTAGGGATAAGTTGTCAGGTTGCCGCCATTGCCAAATACCCCGATGAGGTGGAGGAGTTGCACCAGCTGGGCATCTGTGCTGCGTACGACATGTACGAGGAGGCCGGCAGTGGGTTGGTGCAACATGCCATGAGGGGCTGTGACCTGAAAGCTCCCTCTCCCTCTGAGGCCTGA
- a CDS encoding RtcB family protein, with translation MTCKPHRIFGENIEKTALEQFYSALEQDFVVRGALMPDAHTGYALPIGAVMATRDVVIPAWVGYDIGCGMCGLPTTFNVDRIEQSARDIFRQIYAAVPVGFEHNRHDVPWDYQHLPRSETLDRYFRRKGLRQLGTLGSGNHFIEIACDESRRVWIVIHSGSRNLGHSMATHYMKVASNSKQAREGHYSLSVNSSQGKAYIDDMNFCLEFALANRREMLRRVLQVLQRFDRGEAIWDKLINRNHNHAQQRGQWWIHRKGATHAEKGMAGIIPGNMRDGSFVVEGLGSAEALWSSSHGAGRTMGRNQAKRQLEMKDFKSTMQGVMARVEKSTLDEAPMAYKDIFTVLDYQEDLVQVRHHLKPLVNIKG, from the coding sequence GTGACTTGCAAACCTCACCGGATTTTTGGCGAAAACATTGAGAAGACTGCCCTGGAGCAATTCTACAGCGCCCTGGAGCAGGATTTTGTGGTGCGCGGTGCTCTCATGCCCGATGCCCACACCGGCTACGCTTTGCCTATTGGCGCGGTGATGGCCACCCGGGATGTGGTGATTCCCGCATGGGTTGGCTACGACATTGGCTGCGGCATGTGTGGTTTGCCCACCACGTTTAATGTTGACAGAATTGAGCAGTCGGCCAGGGATATCTTTCGGCAGATTTACGCTGCGGTCCCGGTTGGTTTTGAGCACAATCGCCACGATGTTCCCTGGGACTATCAGCACTTGCCGCGTTCAGAGACCCTTGATCGCTACTTCCGTCGCAAAGGGTTGCGCCAGCTGGGCACCCTGGGCAGCGGCAATCACTTTATCGAGATCGCCTGTGATGAGTCCCGGCGAGTCTGGATTGTCATCCACTCCGGCTCCCGCAACCTGGGCCACTCCATGGCCACTCACTATATGAAAGTGGCCAGCAACAGCAAGCAGGCCCGCGAAGGTCATTACTCACTCAGTGTCAACTCTTCGCAAGGTAAAGCCTATATCGACGACATGAATTTCTGTTTGGAGTTTGCCCTGGCCAACAGGCGGGAGATGCTGCGGCGAGTGCTGCAGGTGCTGCAACGCTTTGATCGCGGCGAAGCCATATGGGATAAGCTGATTAACCGCAACCACAATCACGCCCAGCAGCGGGGCCAGTGGTGGATCCACCGCAAGGGGGCCACCCATGCAGAGAAAGGCATGGCGGGTATTATCCCCGGCAATATGCGGGACGGCTCCTTTGTAGTGGAGGGGCTGGGGAGTGCCGAAGCTCTGTGGTCCAGCTCCCACGGCGCTGGGCGAACCATGGGGCGTAACCAGGCGAAGCGGCAGCTGGAGATGAAAGACTTCAAAAGTACCATGCAAGGCGTGATGGCCCGTGTGGAAAAGTCGACCCTGGATGAAGCCCCCATGGCCTACAAGGATATCTTCACGGTGCTGGATTATCAAGAGGACTTGGTGCAGGTGCGTCACCACCTGAAACCTCTGGTGAATATCAAAGGGTGA
- a CDS encoding secondary thiamine-phosphate synthase enzyme YjbQ — translation MANYEIINIKTTQRCQINYMTDEITRVIKKQGWKDGILLVFTPHTTAAVAINESEDPHVQRDTSSLLSELIPIRGDYGHAEGNSDAHIKSTIIGCSEQVIVDNGQMVLASWQGVYFCEFDGPRARKLYLKFIAG, via the coding sequence ATGGCCAATTACGAGATTATCAATATCAAGACGACTCAACGCTGCCAAATCAACTATATGACCGATGAAATTACCCGTGTAATAAAGAAGCAGGGTTGGAAAGACGGAATTCTGCTGGTCTTCACTCCCCACACCACCGCGGCGGTTGCCATTAATGAAAGCGAAGACCCCCATGTGCAGCGGGACACCAGCAGCCTGCTATCGGAGCTTATTCCCATCCGGGGTGACTACGGCCACGCTGAAGGGAACTCTGACGCCCATATCAAATCCACCATTATTGGCTGTTCGGAGCAGGTGATTGTGGACAATGGGCAGATGGTGCTGGCTTCCTGGCAGGGAGTCTACTTCTGTGAATTCGACGGCCCCCGGGCCCGCAAGCTCTATCTGAAGTTTATCGCAGGGTAG